One Cumulibacter soli genomic window, GATCCCGGACAGGATCAGCAGTGCTTGGATCATGCCGTCGCCGACCTGCGCCGCGACGTCCGCGTCGGCTTCGATCAACGCCTTGCGAAACTCGACAACCGCCTCGGAGACACCCATCAGGCTGGTGACGCCGATGAATACCAGAAATGCCGCGACGACGGTGTACAGGTTGCGGGTTCGTCGCACGTCGATGGGCAGATCGCCATCGGGCGCGGGCTTACGTCCGCCCTGCGTGCGGTCGACCTCATGCGGTGGCGGCGGTGGCGCGCTCGGCGGAGCGGGGCTCGGCGGCGTCGGCTCGCTCACAGTGTCCTTTCGCGACGCGGATGTATCAGTGTTTCTGCGCCCCAGGGTACGTGACGCCTGAATTGATGACAGGGGCAACGAAGTATCAACGACGTACGCCCTAGGTAAGTTCCGGCGAGCACCGCGGATGTGGTCGGGCTGTGCCTCGCTAGTCGTCGCCCGATAGCGAGGCACAGCCCACTGCGTCCGGCTTTAGGCCGCGGACACCACTGCCTTCTTACTGACCACGAGTCCGTCGGCACCGGCGTCGACCAGTACCGTGTCGCCGTCGACGACACCGCCGGCCAGTAGCAACTTCGCCAACTGGTCGCCGATCGCCGACTGGATCAACCGGCGTAGCGGCCGGGCGCCGTACAACGGGTCGAACCCGTCCAACGCCAGCCATTCGCGGGCCGCGTCGGTGACCTCCAACGTGAGGCGCCGGTCTTGCAGGCGGTGAGCCAGCGTTTGCAGCTGAATGTCGACGATCCGGGTCAACTCGCCACTACCCAGGCTGTCGAAGACGACCACCTCGTCGAGACGGTTCAGGAACTCAGGCTTGAAGTGCCCGCGAACCACTGCCATCACCGCATCCTTCTTCGCGGCGTCGTCCAGCTCCACGTTCATGATCGCCTGCGACCCGAGGTTGCTGGTCAGGATCAGGATCGTGTTGCGGAAGTCGACGGTGCGTCCTTGGCTGTCGGTGAGCCGGCCATCGTCGAGCACCTGCAGTAGTACGTCGAACACGTCCGGGTGCGCCTTCTCCACCTCGTCCAGCAGGACGACGGTGTACGGGCGACGCCGTACCGCCTCGGTCAGCTGCCCGCCCTCGTCGTACCCGACGTAACCGGGCGGGGCGCCGACAAGTCGCGCGACGCTGTGCTTTTCGGAGTACTCCGACATATCGATACGGGTCATCGCCCGCTCGTCGTCGAAGAGGAACTCCGCGAGCGCTTTCGCCAGCTCGGTCTTACCGACGCCGGTCGGTCCGAGGAACAGGAAGCTGCCGGTCGGGCGGTCCGGATCGGCGATACCGGCTCGGGCCCGGCGGACTGCGTCCGCGACGGCCTGCACCGCGGCTCGCTGACCAATCACACGATGGCCGAGTTCGTCCTCCATGCGCAACAACTTCGCCGTCTCGCCCTCGAGCAGTCGACCCGCCGGGATGCCGGTCCACGAGCCAACCACCTCGGCAATGTCGTCGGCCGACACCTCCTCCTTGAGCATCAGGTCGCGACCCTGCTGAACGTCGGCGGCCTCCTCGATCTGCTTCTGCAGCGCGGGGATACGGCCGTACCGTAACTCGGCGGCCTTAGCCAGATCGCCGTCGCGTTCGGCGCGCTCCTCTTCACCGCGCAGCGCATCAAGCTGCTCGGTCAGCCCGCGGGTCGCTTCGATGGCGCCCTTCTCCTGCTGCCAGCGAGCGGTCAGCTCGTTGAGCTGCTCCTGCTTGTCCGCGAGGTCCTTGCGCAGCGCCTCCAGGCGGGTCTTTGATGCGGCGTCGTCCTCCTTGGACAGCGCCATCTCCTCGATTTCCAGGCGTCGTACGACGCGTTCGATCTCGTCGATCTCCACCGGTCGGGAGTCGATCTCCATCCGCAGGCGCGAAGCAGCCTCGTCAACGAGGTCGATCGCCTTGTCCGGCAGGAACCTGCTGGTGATGTAACGATCAGACAGCGCCGCTGCGGCGACCAAGGCCTGGTCCAGGATCCGTACGCCGTGATGCACTTCGTACCGATCCTTGAGCCCACGCAGGATGCCGATCGTGTCCTCAACCGATGGTTCGCCGACCAGGACCTGCTGGAAACGGCGCTCCAGGGCCGGATCCTTCTCGATCCGCTCCCGGTACTCATCGAGGGTCGTGGCACCCACCATCCGCAACTCGCCGCGCGCGAGCATCGGCTTGATCATGTTGCCGGCGTCCATCGCACCTTCACCGCTCGCGCCGGCACCCACAATGGTGTGCAGTTCGTCGATGAACGTGATGATCTCGCCCTCGGACTCGGTGATGTCCTGCAGTACGGCCTTGAGGCGCTCTTCGAACTCACCGCGGTACTTCGCACCGGCGACCATCGAGGCCAGATCCAGACTCATCAACCGCTTGCCCTTGAGGGATTCGGGGACGTCACCGGCCACGATCCGCTGGGCCAGGCCTTCGACGATCGCGGTCTTACCGACGCCGGGCTCGCCGATCAGCACCGGGTTGTTCTTGGTCCGGCGCGACAACACCTGCACGACGCGACGAATTTCCGCATCACGGCCGATCACCGGGTCGAGCTTGCCGGAGCGGGCGCGTTCGGTCAGGTCAACGGCGTACTTCTGCAGCGCCTGGTACGAGGATTCCGGATCAGCGCTGGTCACCCGCCTATTGCCGCGGACCGTCTTGAACGCATTGATCAACGCGTCCGGCGTTGCGCCGTTATCGGTCAATGAGCCCCGCGCGTCGCCGCCGTGCTGAGCGATCGCTGCCAGCAGGTGCTCGGTCGAGACGTACTCGTCATTCAGGCTGCCGGCGAGTTTCGTCGCGGCGTTCAGCACGTCGAGCAGGCCCCGGCTAGCGGCAGGCGCCGCGGTCGTCGATCCGGTCGCACTGGGTAGCCGGCCGATCTTCAGCTGGGCATCGGTCAGTACTGCCTGGGCATCAGCACCGACCGCCTCAAGCAGCGGTCGGGCAATCGCGTCGGACGGCTCGATCAACGCGACCAGCAAGTGCAACGGCTCGAGTTGGGGATTACCGTTCTCGGCCGCCATCCGCTGGGCAGCGGCGAGCGCTTCCGACGACTTGGTGGTGAGTTTCTGCTGGTCCACGTAGGTCTCCTCGAAAGTCGCGGTTGGCTAAAGGCGTGGCCGCGGGTTACACGGCGACACCTATGCAACGCTTTACAAAGTTGAGCCTATTCCGCTCAACTTGAAATTGGCGACTTCTCGTCTTCAAGCAACCCTTTCGCGATCGCGGGCGCGTTCGAATGCGCTGACGTGTGCCGCCAAAAACGCAGAGAAATCGGTAGGGCATCGCTCTCTGCACGATGCGCCACCGATTTTGCTGCGTGTTTTGCGGACTGTGCGCTGTCGAGTGCCCCCATGCGGCGTGTCGTTCAGGGCCAAGGATTCCTGCACTACGGCGATCGCGTCGACCTGCCGGACAGGCGCGCCGCCCGAGTGCGCCGTCGAGTGCCGCCAAAAACGCAGAGAAATCGGTAGGGCATCGCTCTCTGCACGATGCCCCACCGATTTTGCTGCGCGTTTTGCGGCGTGCGCGCTTTCGAGCGCAGTGCCCATTACTTCCGGGACTTCGGTCTCCGGCGCGGGCTTCGGTCCGCAGCGCGGACTTCGGTCTCCGGCGGGGACTTCAGTCTGCAGCGCGGGCTTCGCCATCCGGAGTGGTGAGAGTTCCCCACTCCGGATCGCCAGGTCCGCTTTCGCCGACGATGCCCGCACCTCACGCCAATTAGCCCCAGGTCGCGGCTGCGATCAACTCGGCTGACCGGCGCGCCGGCGGACCTCTTGCAGAAAGGCCTTCGGATCATCGGCGTACAGCGCGATTGCGTCGACCACCACCGGTCCCCTCGGTACGTCGATGCGCGTCGGTCGTTCGAGTTCGATCAACAGGTTTGTCGCGTCGTTCATCCGCAGGTAGTACGTCGCCGCGCCGTCCGCGAGCACCAACGGCGGCGCCTTATCGATCCTCGTGGTCGTAGCCCGCTCCACCGAGGTGATCTGCTCCCAGCTGAGGTCCAGGTCGATCGCGGCGCCGCTACGGACCCGAATCCCAAAGTCCCCAACGGCGTGCGGCCTGTTCAGCAAGCCGGCGACCATCGCGAGTTGCAGGACGATGCCGCCGATACCGAGCACGAGCAGCGGGATCCGCACGGCTGTCCATTGGTGTACGGCGACGTCGACCACCACTGTCTCGATCACCGAAACGATCGTGATGACTATGAAGACCGGCAGGAGTTGTTGGTGATATCCGAATCCGGAGGCTCCACGCGGTATGCGCGGGCGGCGCGCTAGCCATCGCCAGAGATTCACCATCCCGGTAATCGTGAGGATCCACGACACATGGACCCATCCGCGGCGCGACAGGTCGTCGCGGGGTGTGGCGACCCCACCCGACTCCAATACCCCGCCGCGCGGCTCCGAACGCCCGCCGGCGGCGCGAGTCGCCTCGCCCATGCCTACGGCAGAGGACGCACCAAGGGCATCAGCAGCGCGAGTCGCGACGCGCTCGTCGAGCAAATTCGATCTCCCGTCAGCGGCGTGAGTCATCGCGCCTATGTCGACGGCCGAGGCCGCATCAAGGGTGTTAGCCGAGCGAGTCGCGCCGCTCCTGTCGACCGACCTCGATCTCCCGTCAGCGACATGAGTCGCCTCGCCCGCATCAACGGCCGAGGCCACATCACCTCCGTCAGCGACTTGAGTCGCGCCGCTCCCATCGAACGACCTCGATCTCCCGTCAGCGACATGGGTGCACTCGCCCGCATCAACGGCCGGGGCCGCATCACCTCCGTCAGCGACTTGAGTTGCGTCGCTTCCATCGAGGTCGGACGCGGGGATTGAAGGTCCACGGGCTGCGCTTACCGGTGTCACGGTCTCCGGCGAGGCGTTGCCGACCGATGCGTGAGCTGCGGTCACGTTTAACCGAGTGAGGTCTTGCAGCGTCGCATCTGTCGCGATTCGGGGTTCCAAGGTCGCGCTTAGGTCTTGCAGCGTCGCATCTCTCGCGATTCGGGGTTCCAAGGTCGCGCTTAGGTCTTGCAGTGTCGCGCCTGTCGCGATTCGGGGTTCCAAGGTCGCGCTTAGGTCTTGCAGTGTCGCGTCTGTCGCGATTCGGGGTTCCAAGGTCGCGCTTAGGTCTTGCAGTGTCGCGTCTTCCCCGCTTCGGGGTTCGAGGGTCACGTTTCCTGCAGTGCTGGTTTCTACGATCGGGCCAGGGTCAGCGAGCGGGCCGCGCGTCGCGAATGAGCGCATCAGGACATCCGCCGCAACAGGCGCAGTGCCACCTCGCGCTGGGCCGGATCCGGCACGAAGAACACCATGTCCTCAGCCGAGGGCAACTCCGGGATCTCCAGGCCACCCATGCCATCCGCGCCATCCAGACCGTCGGAACCACCCATCGCGTCCACACTCACGAACATCGCTCGAACGGCGGGAGCGGCAAACATCGCATCGACGAGAGCCGCTATCTCCGGCTCGACATCGCCAACCCGCTTCCCTTCGATAGCGGCGAAGTCAGCGCCGATGCGCAAGGCCTCCGCGAGTTGGACGGGATCCTCGGCGAGCGCGGCGTACGCCCGCACCATCTCCTCGCGCAACTCTCCCGATAACGCGAGGACCTCCAGCATCTCCCGATCGCGTTCAATCACCGCGCGCTGCGGCCCCTCAGCCGCGTCGGCAACATGGTCGAGGGCAGCGGACAGCGTCGTCGGCAACGCCGACAGTGCCCGCCGCTCATCGACCGCATCGCGAATCTGCGCCAGCGCGGCTAACTGACGATTCAACCGGTCACGTTCGGCTTCAATCGTCATCGCGACCAAGGTCAAGTCACGCGATAGCGCAACTGTCGATTCTGCGTCGGGACCATCGGCATCCCGGTCGTCGGCGTCCGACTCGCGCAGGATGTCGGCGACCTTGCCCAGCGGTACGCCGGCACGGGTCAACCAGGTAATCCGCAGTAGCCGCACCAGGTCCGTGAACTGGTACTCGCGGTAGCCGTTGGATCTACGTTCGGGCTCTGGCAGCACCCCGAGTTGGTGGTAATGGCGTATGGCGCGAGCCGTCGTACGACCCGCCTGGGCGAACGCTCCGATCTTCATGCTTCCATGATCAACCTTGACGCTACGTCAAGGTCAATAGCGGAATCGACCTCTCGCGAGCCTATTCTGCCGAGGCTTGCCGCAGCAAAAAGCGCTGAACCTTGCCGCTAGGAGTCTTGGGCAACTCCGTCACAAAGTTCACCTTGCGCGGGTACGCATGCTTCGAATACTGATCGCGCACCAGTCTCTGCAGTTCTTCGGCGAGCTCCGGCCCCGGCTCAGACCCGGGCATGAGCACGACAAAGGCCTCCACCATCTCGCCGCGTACGCCGTCCGGATCAGGACGCCCCACGACCGCAACCTCGGCGACCGCCGGATGCGTGACGAGGACACTTTCCACATCGAACGGCCCGATCCGGTAACCGGCCGCGAGGATCACGTCATCATCGCGCGCGTTGAAGAAGAAGTAACCATCGTCATCGACCCGGCCGGTGTCGGCGGTCAAGTACCAGGCGCCATCCGCACTGAAGCGTTCAGCGGACTTCGCCGGATCGTCGACATATCCGGAGAACCACAGTGCGGGGCTGGCCGCGACGTCGATCGCGATCTGCCCGTCGACGATATCGGCGGAGATTCCCGGCAGCGGGATCCCCATCGAACCTTCCTTGAGCGGACGCGCCACGGCCGGGTGCCACAGGTTGCAAATCACCATGCCAAGTTCCGTCTGGCCGTAGTGATCGCGCACCTCAATACCGAAGTTGGCCTTCGCCCACGACACGACATCCGGAGTCAGCGGTTCACCGGCAGAGGAGGCACGGCGCAGCGGGTACGCCGCATCGGCGGAGGAGGCTCGGATCGCGCGGTACATCGTTGGAGCGCCGCAGAAGTTCGTGACACCGAACTCGCGCATGATCTGCATCGTCTGCACCGGTTCGAAGCCGCCGGTGAACATCAAGCTGGTGCGCTTGGTCAGCATCGGGCCGATGAGCGAATAGAACAGCCCGTATGCCCAACCCGGATCGGCCGCGTTCCAGAAGACGTCATCCTCGGCAACATCAAGCGCGTAGTGCAGATATGAGTGAAAAGTAGCCAACGCGCGGGTAGGGATCGGCACGCCCTTGGGCTTGCCGGTCGTTCCGCTGGTGTAGAGCTGCAGGAAAATCCCGTCGCCGCCAATAGCGACACCCTTCGCGATCGGCTCAGCGTCCTTCGCCGACACAACGAGTTCATCGACGTCCAGGACCTCGACGTCCAGCGGATCGACTTTCTCGCGCTGCGTGGCATCGGTAATCAACTGCCGCGCGCCGGAACCCTCAACGCGCATGGCGATCGCGCCGGTCGCGAAGGCAGTGAACAGCGGGACGTGCACCGCCCCGAGTCGCCACAGCGCCAGCAGCGCGACGACGAGTTCCGGGCGCTTACCGAGCAGAACCGGCACGCGGCTGCCTTCGGTGACGCCGCGCCGCGCGAGCACCGTCGCCAGACGCCGTGATGCATCAGCCAGTTCTCCGTAGGTGACGCCGTACGACGACAGATCCTCATCGACAACGGTGAAGGCGCGGTCCGCGGCGGGATGCCGATCACACAAGAGGTGCGCGATATCGGCGTCGGGCGCGCCGTACGTCGCCATCCACTCCTGCAACTGCTGATCTGTTCCGGTCATAGCCACCCCTTTGTCCCGCTGAACTCGGCCAATTCTCCCCCATCCAAGCGCCGCTCGTCGAGCGGCGTTCGCCCTCTGGACCATGCCGGCGCCGAGGGCAACGAGCGGCTACCAGATGCGGACGCGATCGGAGGGGTCGAGCCAGAGTCCGTCGCCGGCACGCGTGCCGAATGCTGTGTGGAACTCGTCGAGATTCCGCACGATGTTGGCGCGGAACTCCGGCGGACTGTGCGGATCGATCGTCAAGAACTGAAGTTCCTGCTCAGTACGCCGTTTCGTGCGCCACACGTACGCCCAGTTGGTGAAGAGTCGCTTCGACCCCTCGATATCAGCGAGATCACCATCGTGCGGTGCGCCCAACGAAATCTGGTAGGCCTTGTGACCGATCGTGAGCCCACCCAGGTCGCCAATGTTCTCGCCTACGGTCAGAGCTCCGTTGACTTTTTCATCGGGCAGGTTGCGCGGCGAGAAACCGTCGTACTGCGCGATAAGTGCCTTCGACTTCACCTCGAATGCGGCCTTGTCGTCGGGGGTCCACCAGTCGTTGAGGTTCCCGGCGCCGTCGTACTGCGCACCTTGGTCGTCGAAGCCGTGCCCGACCTCGTGGCCAATCACCGCGCCGATACCACCGTAATTCTCGGCGGGATCGGCGTCCGGTGCGAAGAACGGCTTCTGCAGGATGCCCGCCGGGAAGCAGATCTCATTGGTGCCTGGGTTGTAGTACGCGTTTACGGTCTGCGGCAGCATGAACCATTCGTCGCGATCAACCGGCGAGCCGATCTTCGCTAATTGCCGGTCGGTCTCGAAGGCTTCTGCCGCGGCGACATTGCCCATCAGATCGTCCGCGCGGACCTGCAGTGCCGAGTAATCGCGGAACTTTTCGGGGTAGCCGATCTTCGGCCGGAACGTCTCGAGCTTCTCGAACGCGCGCTGCTTGGTCTGCTCGGTCATCCAGTCGAGGGCCTCGATCGACACCCGGTAGGCCGTCAGCAGGTTGGCGACGAGTTCGTCCATCAGCTCCTTCGAGCGGGGCGGGAAGTGTCGGGCCACGTATTGCTCGCCGACGGCCTCGCCGATGGATCCCTCGACGAAAGAGACCGCGCGCTTCCAGCGAGCGCGCAACTCAGGCGTGCCCGACAGGGTACGGCCATAGAAGTCGAAGTTCGCTTCGACGAACTCGTCGGTGAGATACGGCGCCGCGGAGCGCAATACCCTGCTGAGCAGGAATGCTCGCGTCTGTTCAATCGGGGTCTGCGCCAGCACCGCCGAGAGGTGCTCCACGTAGGACGGCTGGCGGACGCAGACCTCGGCAAGCGTTTGCTCGTCACCACCGAGCGCTGTGATGTAGCCGTGCCAGTCAAAGTTCGGCCCGAGAGCGGTGAGTTCGTCGTACGACTTCAGGTTGTACGTCTTCTGCACATCGCGGGTGTCCGCGCGCTCCCAGTGACCTGCCGCGAGTTTGGTCTCCAACTCGAGCACCAACGCGGCGGTACCGGCAGCATCGTCGATACCGCCGAGCGTGAACATCACCTGCAGGTACTCGGCGTACTTCGCACGGATCTCGGCGAACTTGTCCTCGCGATAGTAAGACTCGTCCGGTAGCCCGAGCCCGCCCTGCGTCACGTGCACGAGGTAGCGGTCCGAGTTTCGGTCGTCGGTGTCAATGTAGGAGCCGAACAGGCCCGATCCACCCACGCGCTCCAGTTCACCAAGGAACCGCGCCACACCCTGGACGTCCTCGATCTCGCCCACAGCCGCAATCGCCGGGGCGATCGGCTCAATCCCGCGCTTGTTCACCTGTTCGGTGTCCATGAACGACGCGTACAGCGCGGCGATCTTCGCGCCGTTCTCGCTCAAAGTTCCCGGGTCGGCGTCCGCCAGATCCTGGATGATTTCGCGCACCTGCTGTTCCGCGGTGTCAGCAAGTTGCACGAACGGACCCCAACTGGAGCGGTCACTCGGGATCTCGACAGTATCGAGCCACTGACCGTTGACGTGACCGAACAAGTCGTCCTGGGGTCGAATATCGGTGTTCATGCCCTCGCGGGCGTCATCAAGAATGCTCACCCCGATGACACTAGTTCGATCCGGCGACACACGCTGGCGTCCTCGCTGCCGATCCGGTTCGAAACGAGCTCCCAGCGCCGTGACGAGTGGATTATCCCGATGCCTCGTCCCTCAAAGCCTGTTTTGAACCGCAGGTCAGCCGATCTGGTCGCGACGCGGGCATAGCATCGCGATATGACTTCCGCTGAGTTCGATCCTGCAGACCTCCTCGCAGCCAGCCGCATCGGCGTACTCGCCACCATCAAGGTAAACGGCATGCCGCAACTGTCGCCCGTCACCCCGTACTTCGACAGGGACGCTGGGGTGATCCTCATTTCGGTGACCGAGGGCCGCGCCAAGACCGCCAATCTGCGCCGGGACCCGCGTGCAGCACTAGAAGTGACCAGCAAGGATGGCTGGGCGTGGGCTACTGCGGAAGGACCGGTGACACTCACGGGACCGGGCTTGTCGCCCGACTCTGCCGAGGTCGAAGCTCTGGTCGATTACTACCGACGCGCTGCCGGTGAACATCCCGATTGGGACGAGTATCGCCGCGTGATGGTCGCTGATCGGCGCGTGCTGCTGACGTTGCAGGTCACCCGGACGTACGGCGACAAGATTCGCTGACCCGACCCCCGTCAGCCACGCCCGGCTCGGCCGGCGCGTGGTTGACGAACGGGTGGCGGCACCGCTCAGGTTCGGTGCCGCGAGTTAGTCCTTGATTCGGACGACGGACTTGCCGAGAGTCTTGCGGTTATCCATGTCGATCAGGGCCTGACCGAACTCCTCCATCGCGTAGACCTTGCCGATCGGTGGCTTGATCTTGCCACTCGCCATATGCGGCATCAGGTCTTCCCACTGCTGACGTTGGAAGCCGGGCGTGATCGCTGCGAACGCCCCCCAGCCGACACCGCGAACGTCGATGTTGTTCAGCAGGAGGCGGTTCACCTTGACCTCGGGGATGCCCTGGCCACCGGCGAAACCGACCACCATCAACCGTCCCTGCGGCGCGAGCGAGCGCAGCATGTCGGTGAAGATATCGCCGCCGACCACGTCGATGATCATGTCGACGCCACGGCCGTCGGTCAGACGCTTGGCCTCATCCTTGAAGCCGTCCAGCAGGATCGCCTCATCTGCGCCGGCGTCGCGGGCTACCTGCGCCTTCTCCTCATTGGAGACAAGCGCGATCACGCGGGCGCCGTATACCTTGGCGACCTGGATCGAGGCGGTGCCGACGCCCCCCGCGGCACCGTTGACCATCACGGTCTCGCCTTCTTTGAGCTCACCGCGCTCGACGAGGGCGAACTGGGCCGTGAGGTAGTTCATTGGCAGCGCGGTCGCCTCCTCGAAGGAGATCGCATCCGGCAGCGGGAACACCGAGGAGGCCTTAATCGCAACGCGTTCTTGCGCACCACCGTGCGAACTGGCGCCGACGACTCGCTGGCCTGCCTTGAAGCCGTTGCCGTCCGCAACGACGTACCCGGCGTAGTCCGCACTCAGGGTGAACGGAGGCTCCGGCTTGACCTGGTACATGTTTCGGCTCAGGAGCAGGTCCGGGAATGCGACACCTGCACGGTGGACGTCGATCAAGACTTCGTCCGGGCCGGCCGTCGGCTCGGGGATGTCGTTGATGACCAGGGCTTCGGGACCGTCATAGTTGACTACTTGAACAGCACGCATGACCCGAGGTTACTGACCGCTCGTTCAGCTGGCGATTCGGGCCCACGATCTGGCACTCCACACCCGCGAGTTACGGCTCGCGCTGTGGCCGGTAGCGGGCATGCGCTCCCCTACACTGAGCTGATGGCTGACGTGCCCTTTCCCCGAACTAGTGCCCCCGCGAGCCGCGCGCTCGCGTCCGCGGGTTACACCCATCTCGGGGAATTGGCCGGCGTGCCGATGCGCGATGTTCTCGCGCTGCACGGTATGGGTCCGAAAGCGATCGGGCTCCTGCGTCGCGCGATGACTGAACATGGTTGGGAGTTCGCCGACGACGATGCGAGTGTGGGCGCGAGGGCCGGCGGGCTGGTGGCGATCGAAGATGGACGTAAGCCCGAACGTAACGCAAACGCGACCGAGCCGACCGGCATCGAACCCGCCGCCTGGATCTCAGCGCTGCCCAAGAAGCGTCAACGCGAGGACGGTGCGGCGCTGTTGACGTTGTTCGCCGACGTCACCGGCGAGGACCCCGTGATGTGGGGACCGTCAATCGTCGGGTACGGCGCGGTGCACTACACCTATGAGTCAGGCCGCGAAGGCGATATGCCGCGCGTCGGTTTCAGCCCTCGATCAGCCTCCAACTCGCTGTACGGGCTCAGTGGTCACGACGACGTATTGGCACGCCTGGGTAAATACCGCGCGGGCGCCGGCTGCCTCTACATCAACAAGCTCGCGGACGTCGAGCAGGACGTGCTGCGCGAGCTCATCGCGCTCGGCTGGCGATCCAACGCACCGTGAAGCCTCGGCGTCGCCGTGATTGGATTGCAGCATGAGACGGCTGGACGAGCGGCTTGGATCGGCCACCGGTCCAGACGATATCTACGACATCTTCACCGGCTGGGCAACCGACGCCGAGATCGAGTTGTACCCGCACCAAGACGAGGCGATTCTTGAACTACTCGGTGGCGCACATGTTGTGCTCGCTACGCCGACTGGCTCTGGGAAGTCGCTGGTCGCCTCGGCCGCGATCCTGAACACGCTTGCCAATGATGGGGTCAGTTTCTACACGGCGCCGATCAAGGCGCTGGTCAACGAGAAGTTCTTCGACCTGTGTCGGCTGTTCGGACCACAGAATGTCGGCTTGCTGACCGGCGACTCGTCGGTGAACGCGGACGCGCCGATCATCTGCTGCACCGCCGAAGTGTTGGCGAACCTGGTAC contains:
- the clpB gene encoding ATP-dependent chaperone ClpB produces the protein MDQQKLTTKSSEALAAAQRMAAENGNPQLEPLHLLVALIEPSDAIARPLLEAVGADAQAVLTDAQLKIGRLPSATGSTTAAPAASRGLLDVLNAATKLAGSLNDEYVSTEHLLAAIAQHGGDARGSLTDNGATPDALINAFKTVRGNRRVTSADPESSYQALQKYAVDLTERARSGKLDPVIGRDAEIRRVVQVLSRRTKNNPVLIGEPGVGKTAIVEGLAQRIVAGDVPESLKGKRLMSLDLASMVAGAKYRGEFEERLKAVLQDITESEGEIITFIDELHTIVGAGASGEGAMDAGNMIKPMLARGELRMVGATTLDEYRERIEKDPALERRFQQVLVGEPSVEDTIGILRGLKDRYEVHHGVRILDQALVAAAALSDRYITSRFLPDKAIDLVDEAASRLRMEIDSRPVEIDEIERVVRRLEIEEMALSKEDDAASKTRLEALRKDLADKQEQLNELTARWQQEKGAIEATRGLTEQLDALRGEEERAERDGDLAKAAELRYGRIPALQKQIEEAADVQQGRDLMLKEEVSADDIAEVVGSWTGIPAGRLLEGETAKLLRMEDELGHRVIGQRAAVQAVADAVRRARAGIADPDRPTGSFLFLGPTGVGKTELAKALAEFLFDDERAMTRIDMSEYSEKHSVARLVGAPPGYVGYDEGGQLTEAVRRRPYTVVLLDEVEKAHPDVFDVLLQVLDDGRLTDSQGRTVDFRNTILILTSNLGSQAIMNVELDDAAKKDAVMAVVRGHFKPEFLNRLDEVVVFDSLGSGELTRIVDIQLQTLAHRLQDRRLTLEVTDAAREWLALDGFDPLYGARPLRRLIQSAIGDQLAKLLLAGGVVDGDTVLVDAGADGLVVSKKAVVSAA
- a CDS encoding MerR family transcriptional regulator produces the protein MKIGAFAQAGRTTARAIRHYHQLGVLPEPERRSNGYREYQFTDLVRLLRITWLTRAGVPLGKVADILRESDADDRDADGPDAESTVALSRDLTLVAMTIEAERDRLNRQLAALAQIRDAVDERRALSALPTTLSAALDHVADAAEGPQRAVIERDREMLEVLALSGELREEMVRAYAALAEDPVQLAEALRIGADFAAIEGKRVGDVEPEIAALVDAMFAAPAVRAMFVSVDAMGGSDGLDGADGMGGLEIPELPSAEDMVFFVPDPAQREVALRLLRRMS
- a CDS encoding AMP-binding protein, whose translation is MTGTDQQLQEWMATYGAPDADIAHLLCDRHPAADRAFTVVDEDLSSYGVTYGELADASRRLATVLARRGVTEGSRVPVLLGKRPELVVALLALWRLGAVHVPLFTAFATGAIAMRVEGSGARQLITDATQREKVDPLDVEVLDVDELVVSAKDAEPIAKGVAIGGDGIFLQLYTSGTTGKPKGVPIPTRALATFHSYLHYALDVAEDDVFWNAADPGWAYGLFYSLIGPMLTKRTSLMFTGGFEPVQTMQIMREFGVTNFCGAPTMYRAIRASSADAAYPLRRASSAGEPLTPDVVSWAKANFGIEVRDHYGQTELGMVICNLWHPAVARPLKEGSMGIPLPGISADIVDGQIAIDVAASPALWFSGYVDDPAKSAERFSADGAWYLTADTGRVDDDGYFFFNARDDDVILAAGYRIGPFDVESVLVTHPAVAEVAVVGRPDPDGVRGEMVEAFVVLMPGSEPGPELAEELQRLVRDQYSKHAYPRKVNFVTELPKTPSGKVQRFLLRQASAE
- a CDS encoding M13 family metallopeptidase: MSILDDAREGMNTDIRPQDDLFGHVNGQWLDTVEIPSDRSSWGPFVQLADTAEQQVREIIQDLADADPGTLSENGAKIAALYASFMDTEQVNKRGIEPIAPAIAAVGEIEDVQGVARFLGELERVGGSGLFGSYIDTDDRNSDRYLVHVTQGGLGLPDESYYREDKFAEIRAKYAEYLQVMFTLGGIDDAAGTAALVLELETKLAAGHWERADTRDVQKTYNLKSYDELTALGPNFDWHGYITALGGDEQTLAEVCVRQPSYVEHLSAVLAQTPIEQTRAFLLSRVLRSAAPYLTDEFVEANFDFYGRTLSGTPELRARWKRAVSFVEGSIGEAVGEQYVARHFPPRSKELMDELVANLLTAYRVSIEALDWMTEQTKQRAFEKLETFRPKIGYPEKFRDYSALQVRADDLMGNVAAAEAFETDRQLAKIGSPVDRDEWFMLPQTVNAYYNPGTNEICFPAGILQKPFFAPDADPAENYGGIGAVIGHEVGHGFDDQGAQYDGAGNLNDWWTPDDKAAFEVKSKALIAQYDGFSPRNLPDEKVNGALTVGENIGDLGGLTIGHKAYQISLGAPHDGDLADIEGSKRLFTNWAYVWRTKRRTEQELQFLTIDPHSPPEFRANIVRNLDEFHTAFGTRAGDGLWLDPSDRVRIW
- a CDS encoding PPOX class F420-dependent oxidoreductase; the protein is MTSAEFDPADLLAASRIGVLATIKVNGMPQLSPVTPYFDRDAGVILISVTEGRAKTANLRRDPRAALEVTSKDGWAWATAEGPVTLTGPGLSPDSAEVEALVDYYRRAAGEHPDWDEYRRVMVADRRVLLTLQVTRTYGDKIR
- a CDS encoding NADPH:quinone oxidoreductase family protein produces the protein MRAVQVVNYDGPEALVINDIPEPTAGPDEVLIDVHRAGVAFPDLLLSRNMYQVKPEPPFTLSADYAGYVVADGNGFKAGQRVVGASSHGGAQERVAIKASSVFPLPDAISFEEATALPMNYLTAQFALVERGELKEGETVMVNGAAGGVGTASIQVAKVYGARVIALVSNEEKAQVARDAGADEAILLDGFKDEAKRLTDGRGVDMIIDVVGGDIFTDMLRSLAPQGRLMVVGFAGGQGIPEVKVNRLLLNNIDVRGVGWGAFAAITPGFQRQQWEDLMPHMASGKIKPPIGKVYAMEEFGQALIDMDNRKTLGKSVVRIKD
- a CDS encoding DUF1801 domain-containing protein codes for the protein MADVPFPRTSAPASRALASAGYTHLGELAGVPMRDVLALHGMGPKAIGLLRRAMTEHGWEFADDDASVGARAGGLVAIEDGRKPERNANATEPTGIEPAAWISALPKKRQREDGAALLTLFADVTGEDPVMWGPSIVGYGAVHYTYESGREGDMPRVGFSPRSASNSLYGLSGHDDVLARLGKYRAGAGCLYINKLADVEQDVLRELIALGWRSNAP